TAGAGTACCCGCACGCTTATTCCCTCCTTATCTTTCCAACCGTGACTCTTATATCTGCTGCTATGCAGCCTCTCCCTTCTTCATAAACGAAGAGTGGATTCGCCTCTATTTCTTCTATTTCTTCCACAGACGTTACAAGCTCCGATATCCGAAGAATTATTTTGACTATCGAGTCTATATCAGACGGTTTTTCTCCACGTATGCCTTTCAAAAGTGTAAAAGCTTTGGTTTCTTTGATGAGTTCTCTTGCCTCCTCTTCTGTCAGAGGACAAAGCCTGTATGAGACATCACGCAAAAAGTCAACATATATTCCTCCTAATCCGAACATAACGACTGGACCAAACTGAAAATCTCTAATCGAACCAACAATAACCTCTTTCGCTGGAGGAAGCATTTTGCAGATTTGAACTCCCAATATCTTTCCTCCCGGAATGGCTGTGCGAGCTCTTCCGATTATTTCTTCATAATACTTTCTGACTTCTTCTGCAGATCGAACATTCAAAACAACACCTCCTATATCAGTTTTATGAACAACTTCCGGAGATACGATTTTCATGACAACTGGATATCCTATTTCTTCGGCTGCCATTACTGCTTCTTCCGGACTCCTAACCAGTCTCATGGCCGGCGTTGGTATCCCACATGCTTCCGCCAGCTTGAAGCTCTCATCCACGGTAAGATTTGCTCTTCCTTCTTCTCTGGCTTTCTTCACTATTTCTCTGACAACTTCCAAGCTTAACCCAAGCGGAGTAGGCTCTGGCGGAGGTGATCGGCTTGAATACTCATACATCTTCGCTAAAACTAGAATCGCAGATTCCGGAAATGCGAAGTTAGCCAATCCACTATCCTCTAAAATTTGAACTGTCTCCTTTCCGACACCCATGAAAATTGGAATTATGGGTTTGTCGGGAAAGATTTTTCTAACGTTTGCGATTTCCTTAGCAATTTTTTCCACCGGTGTCATCGCTTGGGGTGTGACAATTACTAAAACTGCGTCCACCCTTGCACTGGAAAGACATAACTCCAGAACTCTCCGATACCGATTTTCATCAGCGTCTCCCAAAACATCGATCGGGTTGTGGATAATGGCATGTGGCGGTAACGATTTCTCTAGTTTCTCCTTGATGTCTTCCTCCAAGAGCGGTAACTCTAGTCCAAGGCGTTCGCACGCGTCCGCAGCCAGGACTCCTGGTCCACCACCGTTCGTCAGCACTAGTACTCTTTTGCCCTTGGGTAGAGGTTGTGTTCCAAAACCGACAACGATATCAAAAAACTGCTGTAAGGTCTCGGCCCGTATTATACCGGTCTTCTTGCAAACTGCAGAGAAAACCGCGTCAGAACCGGCAAGAGAACCCGTATGTGACAGAGCAGCCCTTACTCCGGCTTCCGTGACTCCCGATTTTAAAACCACTATCGGCTTCAAGCGCGAAACCTTGCGACAAACCTCGACAAATCTCCTACCTTCCTTAACCCCCTCTATATAAAGTCCAATCACTTTTGTTTGTTTATCTTCGGAAACTGCCTCTATGAAATCTGCAAACGTTAAATCTGCCTCATTGCCCACGCTTATGAAGCTTGCTATTCCAATTTTCATCTGAAGCGCCCAATTAAGGATTGCGCTACCCAGAGCCCCGCTCTGCGATATTAAAGTAATATTTCCAGCTTTGGGGAATCCCGAGCTAAAAGAAGCATTCACTCTCGTTGTAGTGTTTATTAGTCCAAGACAGTTTGGCCCTAACAGACGTACTCCATAATTCCTACACGTTTCAACGAGTTCTTTTTCGAGTTTCAATCCTTGAGGTCCGATTTCACTGAATCCGGCTGATACCACCACTATTCCTTTTACCCCCTTGCGTCCACAATCTCTGGCAACATCTGGAACCAGTGGGGCTGGAACCGAGATTATAGCTAGATCGACCTTTCCCGGCACGTCCAGAATGTTTCCATAAGTCTTG
This is a stretch of genomic DNA from Candidatus Hadarchaeales archaeon. It encodes these proteins:
- a CDS encoding acetate--CoA ligase family protein — its product is MHNDEVIEIDLSAFLAPSSVAVIGASRDPNKVGHKILKNMIEAGFGGKLYAINPKATDVLGVKTYGNILDVPGKVDLAIISVPAPLVPDVARDCGRKGVKGIVVVSAGFSEIGPQGLKLEKELVETCRNYGVRLLGPNCLGLINTTTRVNASFSSGFPKAGNITLISQSGALGSAILNWALQMKIGIASFISVGNEADLTFADFIEAVSEDKQTKVIGLYIEGVKEGRRFVEVCRKVSRLKPIVVLKSGVTEAGVRAALSHTGSLAGSDAVFSAVCKKTGIIRAETLQQFFDIVVGFGTQPLPKGKRVLVLTNGGGPGVLAADACERLGLELPLLEEDIKEKLEKSLPPHAIIHNPIDVLGDADENRYRRVLELCLSSARVDAVLVIVTPQAMTPVEKIAKEIANVRKIFPDKPIIPIFMGVGKETVQILEDSGLANFAFPESAILVLAKMYEYSSRSPPPEPTPLGLSLEVVREIVKKAREEGRANLTVDESFKLAEACGIPTPAMRLVRSPEEAVMAAEEIGYPVVMKIVSPEVVHKTDIGGVVLNVRSAEEVRKYYEEIIGRARTAIPGGKILGVQICKMLPPAKEVIVGSIRDFQFGPVVMFGLGGIYVDFLRDVSYRLCPLTEEEARELIKETKAFTLLKGIRGEKPSDIDSIVKIILRISELVTSVEEIEEIEANPLFVYEEGRGCIAADIRVTVGKIRRE